A genomic segment from Actinoplanes sichuanensis encodes:
- a CDS encoding tyrosine-type recombinase/integrase yields MSEGSITKRCGCKDPVTGKRLNSGCPKLRRSGGSWSTTHGTWGYQLELPTAPRQTRRVLRRSGFDDRDTTRTELDHARSLLALAGDDTGLAVQIGDMLQACKNGNPLPSLDTVAARVHAGVPANVPTTTGQYLTEWLAGRRGLAPNTLLSYGDHIRRRLIPHLGDIPLQNLRTSHIQAMFTALDQRNAQIRTARASDDPVIRASVRGVRPMGPTSMMRLYATLRAALNDAVRRSRLIPHNPALGIELEPVARPKARVWTPKAVEQWKATGQRPSPVMVWRPEQAGQFLDYAQKHDAVLYPLFELILHRGLRRGEAIGLRDFDVDLDEAYLSVVQQITAVGYTPVTRKVKSDAGDRIIPLGPTTVAGLTAYLDMRNRWQQVSGDTWPNTGLFFVRPNGQPWHPQAISGRFDYLVNASGLPPVRLHDLRHCAATYLRHGGADMKEIQEVLGHSTIGLTSDTYTSVILDLRRPNADAAANLIPREAA; encoded by the coding sequence TCCCGACCGCACCACGGCAGACACGCCGGGTGCTACGCCGCAGCGGCTTCGACGACCGCGACACCACCCGCACCGAACTCGACCACGCCCGCTCGCTGCTCGCCCTGGCCGGCGACGACACCGGCCTCGCCGTCCAGATCGGCGACATGCTCCAAGCCTGCAAGAACGGCAACCCCCTACCCAGCCTCGACACCGTCGCCGCCCGCGTCCACGCCGGAGTCCCCGCCAACGTGCCGACCACCACCGGCCAGTACCTCACCGAATGGCTCGCCGGACGACGCGGCCTGGCCCCCAACACCCTCCTGTCCTACGGCGACCACATCCGCCGCCGGCTCATCCCGCACCTCGGGGACATCCCGCTGCAGAACTTGCGGACCAGCCACATCCAGGCCATGTTCACCGCCCTCGACCAGCGCAACGCCCAGATCCGCACCGCGCGGGCCAGCGACGACCCCGTCATACGCGCCTCGGTTCGAGGGGTCCGACCGATGGGCCCCACCAGCATGATGCGGCTCTACGCCACGCTGCGGGCGGCCCTCAACGACGCCGTCCGCCGCTCCCGGCTCATCCCCCACAACCCGGCCCTGGGTATCGAACTCGAACCCGTTGCACGCCCGAAGGCACGCGTCTGGACGCCCAAGGCGGTCGAGCAGTGGAAGGCCACCGGACAGCGGCCCAGCCCGGTGATGGTGTGGCGACCCGAGCAGGCCGGACAGTTCCTCGACTACGCCCAGAAACACGACGCCGTGCTCTACCCACTGTTCGAGCTGATCCTGCACCGCGGCCTACGCCGCGGCGAAGCCATCGGCCTCCGCGACTTCGACGTCGACCTGGACGAGGCCTACCTCAGCGTCGTCCAGCAGATCACCGCCGTCGGCTACACACCCGTCACCCGCAAAGTGAAAAGCGACGCCGGAGACCGCATCATCCCCCTCGGCCCGACCACCGTCGCCGGGCTCACCGCCTACCTCGACATGCGCAACCGCTGGCAACAGGTCAGCGGCGACACCTGGCCGAACACCGGGCTGTTCTTCGTACGTCCCAACGGCCAGCCCTGGCACCCCCAAGCCATCAGCGGACGCTTCGACTACCTCGTCAATGCCAGCGGCCTACCACCGGTACGCCTACACGATCTGCGGCACTGCGCCGCCACCTACCTGCGCCACGGCGGCGCCGACATGAAAGAGATCCAGGAAGTCCTCGGCCACTCCACCATCGGACTCACCTCCGACACCTACACCTCCGTAATCCTCGACCTCCGACGCCCCAACGCCGACGCCGCCGCCAACCTGATCCCCCGCGAAGCCGCATAG